Proteins co-encoded in one Arachis hypogaea cultivar Tifrunner chromosome 11, arahy.Tifrunner.gnm2.J5K5, whole genome shotgun sequence genomic window:
- the LOC112723910 gene encoding probable protein S-acyltransferase 14 yields MDNTRSTKGGGGGGLMAWNVFKFCTWLRCLGSIMIIIVLCLVGVTYYVVVVANYGPTLLLHGSITAFLILFLFHALLAMVLWSYFSVVFTDPGHVPLNWTPKFDEEKGSDDHADLLPESAVDAGGQTQHCKIRYCRKCNHFKPPRCHHCSVCGRCILKMDHHCIWVVNCVGAFNYKYFLLFVLYTFFGTTLVTVSLLPYFLIFFTDEEISGSATTIILSFVTFVLNLAFAISLLGFMILHIILVIANTTTVEGFEKKSTPKWHYDLGWKKNFEQVFGTNKWYWFIPAYSKEDLRRMPELQGLEYPTQFDVESLQKL; encoded by the exons ATGGACAACACCAGATCGacgaaaggaggaggaggaggagggttgATGGCATGGAACGTATTCAAGTTTTGTACATGGTTACGTTGTCTCGGTTCAATCATGATCATCATCGTCCTATGCCTTGTTGGTGTCACCTATTATGTCGTTGTTGTTGCTAATTACGGCCCTACCCTCCTTCTCCATGGTTCCATAACCGCTTTCCTTATCCTTTTCCTCTTTCATGCATTG CTGGCGATGGTGTTATGGAGCTACTTCTCTGTTGTATTTACGGACCCTGGACATGTGCCTTTGAATTGGACCCCTAAATTTGATGAGGAAAAAGGTAGTGATGATCATGCAGATTTATTGCCGGAATCTGCAGTAGATGCTGGTGGCCAAACACAACATTGTAAAATACGGTATTGTCGAAAGTGTAACCACTTCAAACCTCCTCGTTGCCATCACTGTTCTGTTT GTGGGAGGTGCATTCTAAAGATGGACCACCATTGCATTTGGGTTGTAAACTGTGTGGGTGCATTCAACtataaatattttcttctttttgtg CTTTACACATTTTTTGGGACAACACTTGTCACGGTCTCATTATTACCATATTTTTTGATATTCTTCACTGATGAAGAGATTTCTGGGTCGGCAACAACAATTATTCTATCTTTTGTTACATTTG TTTTGAACTTGGCTTTTGCAATCAGCCTTTTAGGCTTTATGATTTTGCATATTATACTTGTCATTGCTAATACTACTACCGTTGAG GGATTTGAGAAAAAATCTACTCCCAAATGGCATTATGACCTAGGttggaagaaaaattttgaaCAG GTATTTGGGACCAACAAATGGTATTGGTTTATTCCTGCATATTCAAAAGAGGATTTAAGGCGAATGCCAGAATTACAAGGCCTTGAGTATCCAACTCAGTTTGACGTAGAATCTCTACAGAAATTATAA